In the genome of Raphanus sativus cultivar WK10039 chromosome 9, ASM80110v3, whole genome shotgun sequence, the window ACACTTCCTCTAACATTTCCATAAAccctttctttttgtttcctcTCACCGTTGTTGTCGTCATCGAGCTGTAACGGTTTTCATGCATTGATGCTTCTTCAAATCTTGTCCACAGCTCTTTCTTTAGAGTACTCTCACCTGCTCTTGGTCTGTTTTTCGTCATTGCACTCTCTGCTTCTTTCAACAGTGGAGTACTCTCAACCACCATTGACATGCTTCCCTCTAAGCCAAACCATTGACAAAGATCATAAGATCACATGAAATTACCAAAACATCAAAATTACtgaaagtttctttttatagtACCTTTTGTGTGTGCTGCTTCTGGTTTAACGCTTGTAAAAGCAAACGAGGATGTTTTATCAACTGGTTTCTTCTCATTCACAGGTAGATCCAATAAAACAGATGTTTTAGGAGGTGAAAACCACCAAACCGGAGAGGCTTCAAGATCGGTTTTTCTAGCAATTGGAGCATGTTTTAACCCCATCAGCTCTGGATACTTGGAATAGAGGTCGTCGGTTTCATCAATACCAGACGACTCAGAGCTCTGTGAACCATTAAAAGTGGTAGCTCCCAATTCAGAGCAGGTGGACTTACAAGCCTCCTGTTGAGGAGGTTTAAACAGTGTACTAGTTTTCTGAGGAGACATCTTCAAACAAGGGGTTTTTAGAAGCCCAGACTGAATATTTCTCCTGAGGACAGGTGAAGGCAATGGCTCACACTCTACCAAACTTTCAGATAAATCCATGACATGGCCTAAAGCGTTACCAAGTCCTGTGGTTTTCATCGACTCGTCTACTAAAACACCATCACTTGTTTCTTTAGAAGATTGAAGCGGTTGATTCGCAGCAGCATTTGGAAAGACCCTTTTGGATTTCAGCTTAGTTTTAAGGAATTCAGATTTGCCCAAGGGTAGTGGTGTCAACATAAAGAGCTGTCTACCCTTGTCGGCGTTGTGATCACCACCACGCCATGCCAcaagaggagaaggagagacTAAGGGCTCAAATCCAGTAGGCTCAGGACTCTCAGCATCGCACAACTCTTCTTCTTTGCTTGCACTCATCAAAGACTGTTCTTCCTGATCCTTGGGAAGCAACTGAGAACTTGATATTGCTTCTTGCAACCGAGGAAACCATGGCTGTAATAAAAACAGATTACAGTTTCTAAAGGTTAAATAGACACTAGAAGGAAGGAAACAAAAACGCAACTGAATGAAACCTTTAGTGAGGAATGCATATCGGACAAGACAGAGCTGAAAGACTCAACTTCTGTTGTCCCTAGTTTGCTCAAAGTCTTGAGCTTTGTGGCTTTCACAACAAGCTCATCAATCTGAGATTCCAAAACATTCATTAGTAGTCTATAACCAAATACAAAACCGACACAAGAGACAAGAAGATGAAACAAGGACCTGGTGAAGAAGAGCTGAGATATCAGAATGT includes:
- the LOC108831750 gene encoding uncharacterized protein LOC108831750 encodes the protein MERYMTRRDTLVRETVKNEEDKNGDDCGELDLLYLVHSDISALLHQIDELVVKATKLKTLSKLGTTEVESFSSVLSDMHSSLKPWFPRLQEAISSSQLLPKDQEEQSLMSASKEEELCDAESPEPTGFEPLVSPSPLVAWRGGDHNADKGRQLFMLTPLPLGKSEFLKTKLKSKRVFPNAAANQPLQSSKETSDGVLVDESMKTTGLGNALGHVMDLSESLVECEPLPSPVLRRNIQSGLLKTPCLKMSPQKTSTLFKPPQQEACKSTCSELGATTFNGSQSSESSGIDETDDLYSKYPELMGLKHAPIARKTDLEASPVWWFSPPKTSVLLDLPVNEKKPVDKTSSFAFTSVKPEAAHTKEGSMSMVVESTPLLKEAESAMTKNRPRAGESTLKKELWTRFEEASMHENRYSSMTTTTVRGNKKKGFMEMLEEVCGNEEIHELN